In Trichocoleus sp., the DNA window TGATATCATTTGCTTCCAGTAAGCCCACCACCCGATCGGCATCTCGCACTGCTGCCACTTCTGGCGTCGTGACAATAATTGCTTCTTTGGCAGGCGCGATCGCATTGAGAAAACCCATCTCAATTCCGGCAGGGCTGTCAACCAAAATGAATTGAAAAACTTTGGTTAATGCCCCGACCAGTTTTTTCATTTGCTCGGGTGTGACCGACTCTTTGGTGCGGTTCTGAGCAGCAGGCAAGAGCGCTAGATTCGGCTGACGCTTGTCTTTCACCAATGCCTGATCCAGCCGACATTCGCCTGCCAGAACTTCGATCGCCGTATAAACAATTCGATTTTCTAGCCCTAACAAGAGATCTAGATTTCGCAAGCCGAAGTCTGCATCAACAACAGCAACTTTGTGACCCTGTTGTGCCAGAGCCATGCCGAGATTGGCAGTACAGGTTGTCTTGCCGACCCCTCCCTTTCCCGATGTGACAACAATTATCCGACTCATGAGTGATTGCTAGAAAGTGCAGTAAAAAAGCAGTTTGCTGACTGAAGTTGAAATGCTCAGTTCTTAATTGAAGAGAAACATTGCTTATTAAGGATAAGTTTAGAAACGGAGTTTGATTTTTTGCACGCGTGAATCAATAAAAAACGCAACATTCAATCCGTGACCTTTTAGGAGGGCAGCAGCCGATCTTTTGAAAAATCGGTGGTGCGGACAATCCGAATCCCGCCATTTGTGATGTAAGCCACCTCTGGCTGAAACTGGCTGGGTGAGCTTTCTGGCGCACGGGCAACAAAATCGGCAATCCGAATCTGGGTTGGCTCCATCCGCAGTGCCATGATGAGGCAACGAGTATTCCCAGATGCACCTGCCTGAACCACGCCGCGTAAGGTTCCCCAAACCATCACATCCCCATCCGCAATGATGCTGCTGCCCGGATTCACATCACCCAAAACAACCACGGTTCCCGGATGCCGAATTTCGACCCCCGATCGCACGGTCGTTTCCAGATAAAGCGGGTCTGCGATCGGTTGTCCCGCCGCTTCCGGCTGGCTTAAGCCACTCATGGGAGACTGTTGCTCTACCGAAAACCCTGTTGTAGCTGCCGCAACTGCTGTTTGACGACGGCTGGTATAGACCCGCTTCAGTTGAAGTTCAACATTGGTTAACGCATCCGCAATTGCCTGAAGCTGACGCACATCTAGCAGCCGATCGCGGACGATGAGATGCACCGGAGTATTCGGCTGCCAAAAGCGTTCTCCCGCATTCAGACGTTGTTTCAACTGATGCCAGATATCTGTCCAGGCTGTGGCAGAGCTAGGCGAATCAATTTCTGGTGGCAGCAGCAATAATAGCCGTCCGTTCTCGCTCTTAAAGCGAACCTGTGGCACATCCTTGCCTTCATCTTTGCCATCAGGGATACCCTCAACCGGAGTTGGGGCGATCGTGGGAAGAGGAGCAGAAACCGAAAAATCAGAATTCATGCAGGAGCTTCAGTC includes these proteins:
- the minC gene encoding septum site-determining protein MinC; this encodes MNSDFSVSAPLPTIAPTPVEGIPDGKDEGKDVPQVRFKSENGRLLLLLPPEIDSPSSATAWTDIWHQLKQRLNAGERFWQPNTPVHLIVRDRLLDVRQLQAIADALTNVELQLKRVYTSRRQTAVAAATTGFSVEQQSPMSGLSQPEAAGQPIADPLYLETTVRSGVEIRHPGTVVVLGDVNPGSSIIADGDVMVWGTLRGVVQAGASGNTRCLIMALRMEPTQIRIADFVARAPESSPSQFQPEVAYITNGGIRIVRTTDFSKDRLLPS
- the minD gene encoding septum site-determining protein MinD translates to MSRIIVVTSGKGGVGKTTCTANLGMALAQQGHKVAVVDADFGLRNLDLLLGLENRIVYTAIEVLAGECRLDQALVKDKRQPNLALLPAAQNRTKESVTPEQMKKLVGALTKVFQFILVDSPAGIEMGFLNAIAPAKEAIIVTTPEVAAVRDADRVVGLLEANDIKKLHLIINRLRPAMVEQDMMMSVKDVQEILAIPLIGVVPDDEKVIVSTNRGEPLVLSQNPSLAGAAFSNIVRRLNGETVPFLDLSVPQEDLLTRIFRLFRNPSRK